One stretch of Candidatus Latescibacter sp. DNA includes these proteins:
- a CDS encoding Fic family protein, protein MTSKKTYLRTHPWLSFSVNLSAASPKLWIMLGECQSKCEHIARVPLRPDTARQLQRIYLAKGALATTAIEGNTLSEEEVLRHLEGKLELPPSRKYLSQEIDNIVEGCNRMLQEISEGSIPVLTPARMLELNRLVLRNLEVEEGVVPSELRSHSVLVGRYRGAPAEDCGYLLEKLGEWLNGPNFSGEPVLRISYAIIKAVLAHLYIAWIHPFGDGNGRTARLIEFQILISSGIPAASAHLLSNHYNLTRSEYYRLLDRAGKSGDVIPFIHYAVQGFLDGLHQQLDIIWRQQWDITWRNFVHEFFRDKTSESDVRRRHLVLDLSLQAKPVLLSQVPLISTRLAQAYARKTERTMIRDLDFLLKAGLVEKTVEGFRARREIILAFRTPRAQ, encoded by the coding sequence ATGACATCAAAAAAGACATATCTCAGGACGCACCCCTGGCTTTCCTTTTCCGTTAATCTGAGTGCAGCATCGCCGAAGCTTTGGATCATGCTGGGAGAATGCCAGTCAAAATGCGAGCATATCGCCCGCGTTCCGCTCCGCCCGGATACCGCCCGGCAGTTGCAGCGGATCTATCTGGCGAAGGGAGCGCTCGCCACCACCGCCATCGAGGGCAACACCCTTTCCGAAGAAGAAGTGCTCCGCCATCTGGAAGGGAAACTGGAACTCCCCCCTTCGCGGAAATATCTCTCACAGGAAATCGACAACATCGTAGAAGGATGCAACCGCATGCTCCAAGAGATTTCCGAGGGTTCTATTCCCGTCCTGACCCCAGCGCGAATGCTTGAACTGAACCGTCTCGTGCTCCGTAACCTCGAAGTGGAGGAGGGAGTGGTTCCGAGTGAATTGCGCAGCCATTCCGTGCTCGTGGGGAGGTATCGCGGCGCTCCTGCAGAGGATTGCGGATACTTGCTCGAAAAACTCGGTGAGTGGCTGAATGGCCCCAATTTCTCCGGCGAGCCTGTTCTGCGCATCTCCTACGCCATCATCAAAGCCGTCCTTGCCCATCTTTATATCGCCTGGATACATCCTTTCGGCGACGGAAACGGGCGCACTGCGCGCCTCATCGAGTTCCAGATTCTCATTTCTTCCGGAATTCCTGCCGCCTCCGCTCATCTTCTGAGCAACCATTATAACCTTACCCGCAGCGAATACTACCGTCTGCTCGACCGCGCCGGGAAATCCGGCGATGTCATTCCGTTCATCCATTACGCTGTGCAGGGGTTCCTCGACGGCCTCCATCAGCAGCTCGACATCATCTGGCGGCAGCAATGGGATATCACCTGGCGGAATTTTGTCCATGAGTTTTTCAGGGACAAGACCTCCGAAAGCGATGTCAGGCGGCGTCATCTCGTCCTCGACCTTTCCCTTCAGGCGAAGCCGGTACTCCTGTCCCAAGTACCGCTCATTTCCACACGGCTCGCCCAGGCTTACGCCAGGAAAACTGAACGGACGATGATTCGGGATTTGGACTTTTTACTGAAGGCCGGGCTGGTGGAGAAGACCGTAGAAGGTTTCCGGGCCAGGCGAGAAATTATTCTTGCGTTCCGGACGCCAAGAGCGCAGTGA
- a CDS encoding vitamin B12-dependent ribonucleotide reductase, with translation MTTSTDIICAAGGRIALEPVRLSENALTVLCARYLKKNDNGEVVEEPQDMFLRVAKVVAGAEELLGTGELACDSEVLFHNLMVSGEFMPNSPTLMNAGRELGQLSACFVLPIDDSMDSIFQSLKDAALIHKSGGGTGFSFSRIRPKNDMVKSTRGISSGPVSFMAVYDAATETIKQGGTRRGANMGILRVDHPDIREFVTCKRDTTRFTNFNISVAVTDDFMEAVRNDLSYNLVNPHDGRVVKAESARDIFALIVENAHATGEPGVIFIDRINAKNPLPHLGPMESTNPCGEQPLLPYESCNLGSINLSLMVIEEEGKPTIDWKHLGSVTHLAVRFLDNVVEVNRYPLPIIAEETKANRKIGLGVMGFADMLIRLGIPYDSEESEHIAEEIMSFIDRESKAESTHLAEIRGAFPRFEGSIYDVPGAKPLRNATTTTIAPTGSISIIASCSSGIEPIFALAYRRNILDGKSLVEFHPLFREMAEEGGFLTDFVRKAIAESPTISHIDEIPASVKRIFRTAHDISADWHIRIQAAFQRFTDNAVSKTINFPQDATVQDVANAYMKACDAGLKGITIYRDGSREGQVLMMEKALETEEAEAHAHIKPRPRPSITVGATEKILTGCGNLYVTVNRDDNGLCEVFCQMGRSGGCTSSQSEAISRLISLALRSGVNLDEIVSQLKGIRCPSPIWQNGRLIVSCADAIATSLSRYLESNGNPVHEIPVFTQDADSLNMAVKTITRKERKREMAGVCPDCGGVLENAEGCLVCRVCAYTKCG, from the coding sequence ATGACCACATCAACAGACATCATTTGCGCCGCAGGCGGCAGGATTGCCCTGGAACCCGTCCGGCTCTCCGAGAACGCCCTCACCGTCCTTTGCGCCCGGTATCTGAAAAAGAACGATAATGGAGAAGTAGTCGAGGAGCCGCAGGATATGTTCCTGCGGGTAGCGAAGGTTGTGGCCGGTGCTGAGGAGCTCCTGGGAACGGGCGAACTGGCCTGCGATTCGGAGGTGCTTTTCCATAACCTGATGGTCAGCGGGGAATTCATGCCCAATTCCCCGACCCTGATGAACGCCGGCCGTGAGCTGGGGCAGCTTTCCGCCTGTTTTGTCCTGCCCATCGACGATTCCATGGACTCCATCTTTCAGTCTTTGAAAGACGCCGCGCTCATCCATAAAAGCGGCGGGGGTACGGGATTCTCGTTCTCGCGGATACGGCCGAAGAATGACATGGTGAAATCCACCCGCGGCATATCGAGCGGCCCGGTGTCGTTCATGGCGGTCTATGACGCCGCCACAGAGACCATCAAGCAGGGCGGCACCCGTCGCGGGGCGAACATGGGCATACTGCGAGTCGACCATCCGGATATCCGCGAATTTGTCACCTGCAAGCGCGACACCACCCGTTTCACCAATTTCAATATCTCGGTCGCTGTCACCGATGATTTCATGGAGGCGGTGCGCAATGACCTCAGCTACAACCTGGTCAATCCCCATGACGGCAGGGTAGTGAAAGCCGAGAGCGCCCGTGACATATTCGCGCTGATTGTGGAGAACGCCCACGCCACCGGAGAACCGGGAGTGATTTTCATCGACCGGATAAACGCAAAGAATCCATTGCCGCACCTTGGCCCTATGGAATCCACCAATCCCTGCGGGGAACAGCCCCTTTTGCCCTATGAGTCCTGCAACCTGGGGTCGATCAACTTGTCCCTTATGGTCATAGAAGAGGAAGGGAAACCCACGATAGACTGGAAACATCTGGGGAGTGTAACCCACCTGGCGGTACGCTTTCTGGATAATGTTGTCGAGGTGAACCGCTATCCTCTCCCCATAATCGCCGAGGAAACAAAAGCGAACCGTAAGATCGGGCTGGGAGTCATGGGATTTGCGGACATGCTGATCAGGCTCGGCATACCTTATGATTCAGAGGAAAGCGAACACATCGCCGAAGAAATCATGTCCTTCATCGACCGTGAATCCAAAGCGGAATCGACACACCTGGCGGAAATCAGAGGCGCTTTCCCACGGTTCGAGGGGAGCATTTATGATGTTCCGGGAGCAAAACCTCTCCGGAATGCAACCACGACCACCATCGCGCCGACCGGCAGCATCAGCATCATCGCCTCCTGTTCCAGCGGGATCGAGCCGATTTTTGCCCTGGCGTACCGGCGGAATATCCTCGATGGAAAAAGCCTGGTCGAATTCCATCCCCTGTTCCGCGAAATGGCCGAGGAGGGGGGCTTCCTGACCGATTTCGTGCGGAAAGCGATCGCCGAATCGCCCACCATATCCCACATCGATGAGATACCCGCTTCGGTGAAAAGGATTTTCCGCACCGCTCACGATATTTCCGCCGACTGGCACATCCGTATCCAGGCAGCTTTTCAGCGATTTACCGATAACGCGGTCTCCAAGACCATCAATTTCCCACAGGACGCCACCGTGCAGGATGTGGCTAACGCCTATATGAAAGCCTGCGATGCGGGTCTCAAGGGGATCACCATCTACCGCGACGGCTCCCGTGAGGGGCAGGTCCTCATGATGGAAAAGGCTTTAGAGACGGAGGAAGCGGAAGCGCATGCCCATATCAAACCCCGCCCCCGCCCCTCCATCACAGTCGGCGCCACGGAGAAAATCCTGACCGGCTGCGGAAATCTGTACGTAACAGTGAACCGTGACGATAACGGACTCTGCGAAGTGTTCTGTCAGATGGGAAGGTCCGGCGGATGTACTTCGAGCCAGTCTGAAGCGATCAGCCGTCTCATCTCTCTGGCGCTCCGCAGCGGAGTAAACCTCGATGAGATCGTCTCCCAGCTCAAAGGGATACGGTGTCCCTCGCCGATATGGCAGAACGGCAGGCTTATCGTATCCTGTGCTGATGCGATTGCCACCTCTTTGTCGCGGTATCTTGAGTCGAACGGGAACCCCGTTCACGAGATACCGGTTTTCACCCAGGATGCCGATTCTCTCAATATGGCAGTGAAAACGATTACCCGGAAAGAGCGGAAACGTGAAATGGCCGGAGTCTGTCCCGACTGCGGCGGGGTGCTCGAAAACGCCGAAGGATGCCTGGTCTGCCGGGTCTGCGCCTATACGAAATGCGGGTAG